The following nucleotide sequence is from Salvia miltiorrhiza cultivar Shanhuang (shh) chromosome 7, IMPLAD_Smil_shh, whole genome shotgun sequence.
GTGCCAACTAAATTTAGGGCTTCACCGATGTAGCTATATGGGCCACGTGGCCTAACCAACACTAAGAgggttttcattttttaaaattacatcaaatagataaaaaatattataagttaatatatattttcttacgATGATTTGAAACTTTGAATATCTCaagatatttataatttttaaatttaaatttattttgcttgattcactgtataaaaaaaatcaaattaaaaaatcataataataaagaaaataacAGAGAGAAGAGTTTGTGAATGGTGAGAGCAGAGATAGAGCTAAGTgcgtgagaagagagagagagagagcaggtATAGACAATTTTAATGTTAGGGgtaaatttgtattttgcataaaaaataactaatttttaattttttatgtaagtgaataatttttatctttaccaTATCAAAGTTGATATTTCATACATCGACTTTTGTTCTAATTGTAGATAAATACACTCGGATTAAGAAATATTCCATTTGTCCCATTATAAgaaggtgattggtatgatgaaATGAAAGAGATAATGAAATAATGATCTCTACCTTCATTCCATTCATTTGCTTGATATATTTTTGTGATAAGAATCACCATTCCATTTGTAATTATACGTCTATAGTAATCATCATTCATTCCACCTACCATAAAattagtcatttaatttcattccattccattcttactcttcttaaatttaagttttggCGTGTATATTTGTATGAAACATACATCGCcgtcatcatcattattatttaattaattaattatttttttactaaaaaaagtattttttttttaataaagaatattttttaaataaaatatttccaGCTTTATATAACAATAGTCTAATATGTGGGATGAAATTGATGCAACAATCCTGCGTATTTATATTaactaatcattttttttaacttatatttCCTCCGTTCCATTATTAATGACACGTATTTCATTTTAGGTTATCCCAACCTAAATGACCTGTTTTCTATTTGAAAAAATTACGGCTTAATTAAGAACTTAATTAACCAACAGATATAATGAATTCGGATGGTTGGTAggcaatattttttaattaatgaattcaGAAACTAAGTTTGCCAAAAATTTGATATGTTGGCCGAATGTTTAATTTATGCACAGTTTTTAAGAAATGAAAACAGGAAAATCAATGAGTAAATTTGATATGTAAGGgatgattattttaatttcagatTATTTGGCATTATTTTAATCCTCTAAACACAATCCTAAATATATGGATCACACATCTTTTTTCACGAATTTTCTTATCCTTAATCCCCGTGTTAAAAAGCTACGTGCCATAAATAATAGGACGAAGAGAATATACACTAAAAATATTGTATCGGATCATTAAAAAATATGCTAGGAAGTTTTGGGTTTTATACAGATTTTTGAGGTGTAGAAAGATACATAAGTAGAAAATATACAAAGCATATATGCAAGTCTGCGATGAAGTCGAGTCATTAGAAGTAAAATGGTTTTGGGAAATTACTTGTTTAAATAGTCATCTCGAGTCTCTTTAGcgacgacgatgatgatgatgcctAGCTCTATCCTCTTCCTCCATTATGCTCGAATTCTTGAGTCTTGTATGCTTGTGCTTGTCCTTGTGAACATGGTGAAGATAATAATGGTAATCACTTTCCTCACTTCTGCTTCTATGCCTATGATCAATGCGACTGCTTCGCCTCCTTTGAGCATCACGCTTGTGATGTTGATGCCTCATATCATGCTTCCGtggatgttgttgatgttgatTCTGATGTTGATCTGTTTCGTCGCGAGGCCAGAAATGATCCTCCCACCAGTCGTATATAGGATCAAACAGCCCTTTCTCGTGTAAGAGCCAAACAAGAACAATCGCTGCATCTCACAAAAGATGAGACATCACTGACTTAGACCTTCTGTCATGGCATGTTTTAGAAAAACCACAATTCACAAGTGCGTTACCTGTGGGAAAGATAGCTAGAAATAGGCCGAACATCAGCATCCAACTTATGCAGATATACTGAATGTGGCAGCTGAAGTCGAAAAACCCGGAACACTTCTTCCTGCGTGCCACAAATCACAGGTGAACTGTTAGGTCCAACTTGGAACCTTCAGCAAGTACATCGCACATTGTGGCACGAGATGGAAACTCAACGTAAACGCAGATCGCATGGAGATATAGTATCATAAGAAGACAAAATTTTGATTTGTACATATGTTTATGTTTATCTGAATGATAcataatagaaaaagaaaatggatgGCACAAGTAAAGCATGCAAGTGACGAAATACACGAATACACAAATTCCTCATGCATGGCAGTGTGTTTTTCATTTATTATAGAAACTCACTCAGAAACTCAAAGAATTATTACTAaaacaatgaaaaataaaaataaaatatgcatgTAATATATCGAGAACAAAGAACTCCAAACACCCAGGCAAAAATTATCTTTCAGAATTTGAAAGATCAACTCTTCCGAGAGAAGAAAAGAGAGCACCTGCAGTTTTTCCCGGTAATGAAATCTGCCAAGAATATCCAAAACTTGTTCCACAGCTCCTCAATGGATTCAAAGAAACCATTATAACTGGTCGTCGGAGGTTGAAATGGAGTCTGAATATCGAGCATGAACAATGTTGTCAAATTAAAGAATTCAAGTCCATCCAATCATGAATACAAGAATTGGTGTTTGGAGCTGATAAATTGTTTATAAAAGTCAGACAGCCAGCATCAAGTTgattagtaaaaatatttaataaaaaaatcagcTATATTCAGTTTACTAGAGTATAAGGTTATTAACAAAATTATGGTCTCCTAAACCAATGAACTGCCTAAGAGTATGAAAAGTCAGACCatcatcttttctttgaaaATGCTCTGTTTTTCTGATAGGTCGACGAGCAAAGATAATTATTGTGTACAGTCATGGGAAGAAAATAACTGGATAAATCGGTCATTTTCTTTGTCAACTTTTTACTTCTAAGGAATTTTGATATTGAACTTCAACCAAACCTGTGATCCATTCTCAAGAACAGTAGCTGTAGTCGTAAATTGACACTCTGCTCTATCAACTTCACTAAAATCGGAGTCCTTCAGGATGGCTGTAATCAGAATATAGGTAAAAGGCAATATTTACAATATCTGGCAATATGGGTCAGGAAACTACAACTGATATATCAGCAGGTTTATAAATTACTCAAACCAATAAATAACTATACCTGAGCATGCATATCTAGCAGCTTGATCTGTAGTTGGGTACAATTTAAATGATCTGGTTACTGCTTCTTTTGGCTTCATTATGTAGAATTGTTCCTGTGCTATCACAAATAACATGATGAATTACCAACTACCTATCTGTTTTTATGTTGAAAAACAATTTGAGCAAAGAGTAGTGACGTCGAAATAGCTACCTCCATTTGGCTCACCCCAGATGAGCAATCAAACTGCAAGAAAGTCTCAATCAATAATCTAGATAATGTATATTGGAGCACAGGTAAACAACAATTTCTGAGAAATCCAATTTTTACGCAATTAAAACATTATGAAAGATTTCAAAAAGGACTCCTTAAATAAATTCAGTTAGAGAACTCTCATTTTACGCAATTAAAACATTATGAAAGATTTCAAAAAGGGCTCCTTAAATAAATTCAGTTAGAGAACTCTCATTTTAACATGGCATTGGTTCAAGTTACCCCAAAAAGAACTCTGTATTGTCTCTATTTAGTAAAAATGATCATTGGAAATTGTTGTCCAACTATTTAGTTTTAACACCAATCTTACAGTAAGGCTGTAGGACGCTTCAACTTCACcaatattttttgttgtgattcttGCAGTACCAAATTGTGTCAGGGCTTCAAAAGTAGGTACAGATATGTCTAATATTTTTCCAGGGCTCCTGCAAAAGGTAAAAGTTGATCAGACTTTTAAAATATCcggaaaaaaattatatcaaatgTAAAATTGAGAAGGTGAGGCCTCATTTCTGCTGCTTAAAAGACAGAAGATACATCAGATTAAAATAATCCATTTTCTCTAATCATGAAACAGGGGGAGAGAGAACAGGATACAATGAGGATTAACCTTTGATATACATATTCTATATCATCAGCTCTCAGTTCGATCAAAAGGTTGGAGTTAAGAACTTCTGTTATCCCTATTGAAAATGCATGACTTCCGGCATCCTGCagattatataaaatgattagGCCTTCAGTAATGGGTATTGTTTAAATCCATAATGTAAGTATGCCCTAAAACATTACTGGATGTTGATTTATCCTTTCAAACCTTCCTTGCACACAATAAAGAGGAACCTGATTCCGGCTGATACGATTCTGGTCTGCCTGAAAATATAGAAAAGTGCCATTTCAGTTGGATTATAATCCTTAACAGCACTCTTCTATCATCACTACAAGTATTCACACTACAAGTTACTCAAATGCATGTGAGCAGGAAATATTACTTCAATGGAGAGAACTTCAGAGGTCTCAGATTCTACATCTATGGGGCCATATCATTGAAGAGTGAAACtggcaaaaaatttaatatagttTCCAGCGACCATTTCTTCTATATGAATAAGACTAACAAGAAAACTACACCAACTCACCAACACATGAAAGAACACAAAACCATTCATGCTCTCCAAGAAATTAGATAATAACTTATTGAACAGAAAAATGTTCATGCAATTCAGAAGATATAACACGTTATGGGGGGTATTCAGGAAATATACTAACGTCCCAAAAATTCCAGAGTTGATTATGCAAACAACTCCAATACGGTGCAGCGCAAAAGTCTGGCTGAGTGTTAAAAGCCTCATAACTGACGCCAATTTTGTTGCATTCCAGGCCATCTAATGTAAAACGAACTCGTTCAAGAAGCATCCACATTGTAATATTGCTTCCAAGATTTGGAGGTTGACCTGGAACACCCTTCAATAAGAGGAGATATTGATTAAGATTCACATATGAAACCTCATGACACCTTAATTGACAGGGGCAAAAAGAATGGGGCATTTGTGCTACATTCCTAACACAAGAACGGTAAATTATGCTTTATCAACAAAATTATGACTTTGGTATTCAAATTTTTTGAGGCATGCTATATTATGGAACTGCATAACTGTAATGATTTAATTCAATTCTTAACAGCTTTTAAGAACCAGCATGTCACCTAGCATACGACAATCTTTGTAAAAGTTGAGAAGTCCACAACTTTATCCAATGTAAACAGAGCATTAGAAAGCTACCTGTCTAGGAATAACCAGGAAGAAGTCATCAAATGACGGAATATCAGTGTATCCAACATAATCCCCAACCAGATTCACCCTCAGAAATTTATCATCAGATATTGCAGTCCTGTTCTTAGGACCCACAATAACTTCCTGCTGAAAAATCCCTGAATTAGTTCTTGTTTAGATGATAACTTCCGATCTGACCATTTGAAGGTACAGAAATGAAGCATCAAAAGGCATTCTATAGTCTCTAAGATATAATTTCCAATCAATTAGTTTTTAAAAGCTCCAATAACCAAATCACTTAGTAGTGAAAAAAGAATAGATTTATTACATACAAGTAAAATACCAAATCATTCACAACTTGaataaactacaaaaaaaaattgtataaatatatgatgtaacAAAGAAAAGGAATACTAGGGAAGTATGACAATAAACTAATTATGCAGCATTTAAAGCATATATGATGAGACAAAAATGGCGTACCGATATTTTGGAATCTGTCTTAACCTCAATCCGGATACTAAATCCAACAGAGTGTTGTCCAATACCAAACACATGGAACCTAGTATGGacataattaataagaaaataGAATGTCTAAAGGGGAGAGAAAAACAAGAAGTAAAAATGAAAAGATGAATGACAAGGTAATAATCTAAGAAACTTGTGCATGTAAAGAACCAAACATACATCAATCATAAGATTCATGACCACGACTTCCATCTAGTGTATGCACGAAGTGCACTCTCTTTAAAACCTAATACTCTATTGACTCATATCTTTATGTAATGATTTAAAAAGCGGGTGCAATGCATTTAGTAAACTACATAAACAAACTTTTAAAACCCCAATTTCACGTAGAGTGACATTGCATGTCATCTCCAGTTGATATGAAAATCCTAGGAAGAAAAAGAATACAGAAAGGAAAGAGTTACCTTACCAATCATCTGTAAACCGAAGACAGTGTGCTGTATTTGCCTTGCCTTTTACCAACTTGTCAACTAAATAATCAAAACTGTAAAAGTCACTCCATACTTCATAACAATTTAGACATATTCCAAATGATGACTTGATACAAGTACAATAAACTTACAAAAATTTCCACAAGATGATGGGACCCTGCGCTGGTCTCCGCAAGGACAGCAAGTTGGCTATGGATAACAACACAATTTCATGAAATAATAGGAGAGCCCAAAGGGGTTGAAACAATAAATGTACGTCTACTTAAACTTCTGGAAGACCCCAGAAATTGAAACCAGTGCAGAGAATGTATATGAAGGCATTAACAACATAAACATCTAACATATTCCATCTTTACCATTCTAATATTATCATTAACGAAGTCACAATCctatgaaaaataaatacaaaaagaaaagatactTTTACCAGCCCTTTCTGACCATTCTCTACTCACAAAGCAATCTCCAAAGATTTTTTgtcaagaaaataaaagtttatGAAGGTTTGAATTTGTTGTATTAAACAATATGTGGCGACTAGCAACTTCTTGTGCCAGACTTCTAGCTAATtaaggaaatatatatattactatacTAAGTATATTTGTTTCTATATGTTTCCAGGGATTCATGGTAGAATCTTTGATGCATCTGAAGCACTACATACTGGAAAAATGAAACTTGAAAAACTAGCATATGGAGAAAGGTTAAAACTTTCAATTGATACCTGAGTATGCTCAATAATATGACCATCCCCATCTCGCAACCTACATAATCATTTCAAACacaaaatacaccataaaaaaTTTAGACTGGGATTTGGAGAAAGGCTAGAAGGTGACATGATATCACAGTCCCATGTGGTGAGTGGTGTGTAGTAAAAATGCCAAGTAGAAGAGAAGTATGTTCAAACTAAGACCTTAGTGTAAAAAACTTCACAACATAGGTGAAGAACACGGAGCAACTAGATACATGTCAGGAAGAAAATGGCATTGAGCAATTCAATTATGCATAAATATCATTGTATATAAAATTTAGATGAACAATTTTCCTTTTGGATGTCTGGCTAGAAATGGATGCACTGTAGTGACTTCTCCAAAAGTATAATGATTGtaaaattcttttaaaatagatATGTTCGACTTATGCTTACTTCAAACAGCAACTGGGCATGTAGAGATAGCAGATCTAATGAAGAATTTATATCCACCTATCCTGGCTAGTAATTTCACTCTTCCACTTACGTGCTGATCGAAGTTCCAATTATGTATAAACTATCACGCAACCATGAAGATTGATGTATAGCTTTCTTTCTGCATTCCTTCAATACCTTATTCTTAGTATTCATTTAATACGTTTATGCATGCTAAATCATACTCCTCTGCGATTGCCTCTTAATATTAGAAGGAGAGATAGTGACTGAACAGGAAGGCTCATCAAAAAGTTCACTTGCCTCTCACATATTTGAACTACATTTGCTCCGGCATCTCGCTCGCATTTTCGTGTTTTAACGTAAAATTCTTGTGGCTTATACGCGACATCCTGTAACAGAAAATCCACGTAAAAGAATCTCAGGTAAgagaataaatttaaaaataaaataaaaaaataggagCATACGATATAATTCCACTGGATTTAACAACCAGTTAATTTGGTATTTCAATGGATTAGATATTCACAAACTAAACAAACAATATTACCTTACTAAAATGCTTCTCAAAAATTACCTTACTAAAATATAATCTAAGCGGAACAATATAATATACAATGCCACATATCCCAAAATTAACCGAAATGCAGTCAAATTCATCCCTAAACTAAAATTTACCCCACTCCTGCCGAAAAAAACGTAAGCAAGCATATGGATCAAAGAATGAAATGATAATTCTAACATACTCTAATATATGTCAACTCGTACAGCGCATAAGCAGCGGATTTGTTAATAGTTATCACTGGCGGCACTCGAATGGTACGCATGTGATTCGTGGAATTCTCCTCCGCCTCCACTATCTCCGCCACCATCGACGCCTCTCTTCCACTCTACAAAAGCAGAAAACCAAAGATCGTGACGTAGGAAATAAGAAGCCGCCGCAAAAAAACACATAGTGCACACACTTACTGATTCGCTAGGGACGGCCAAGTCGAGGATGATCTTTGAAGTGCAGTTGAGGGGTTCGTCTGAGTCTGAGACCTTTTCGCATTTCTCGAGTTTTGATTTGGAGAGGATTTGGAGCGCGAGGATGTCTCCGGATAGAGAAAACAAGGCGATCGATATCAGAATTAGGGTTTTCATCTGATTGAATCAATTTCCGGGAAGACCTCCTAAGTGGAATTTGGGGGCAAAAGTATGAAAAGGAAGAAAACGGTTTTTGGCGGGCGAATAACTGCATAGTTGCAGGAAGGTGTttcgttttttttcttttcttgttttcctttcaaataaataaaccaTATGAGTCACTGACAATGCGTTTTTGGCAAGTGAAGTCAGTCCCTCATTTTATATTATGAATAAATCCAataaagagatttttttttaaaaaaataataaataaatacatcaGTCTAACAGTACTACTTACTCAGATAAGATCATCTGTCCCACAATTTAATGTGTActactcttaattttttttattttataaatattttttataaaaataaaaattattattatattatgaactctaattaatatttatcactaaaaattaaaattttaaaaatttatactcctaactttgaattaattaacccaaataatctattattaattcaaataaatataaaaaaatcattataaaccctaattggatgagtgaaccctcgTTAATTATCTTTGTATAAtattaaaacaataataaattaaaattaaagaaaaaaaaagtcataataaattaaaagtggtacacactaaaataaattatgggcAAGAATCTCATTTGCTACTTATTTGTTTATCAATCTAAGGTCCTTtctaatttttctttaaaaaaaaaggaaggtAAAACAATACTCTCTCTATCTACGAAATTAGTACCTGTTTGGGgtgtgacacgaattttaataaattgattaagtgtgtgaATGGAATAAGAGACTcatttttattgtgagtggTTATGTGGGATACACttatcaaaaaaagaaattagtACTCATTCAGTGAAcagaccaaaaaagaaatatgggtactcattttgtggacgaatgaagtatatataaaaaaacttaTCAATCTAGGTGGATAGCATAAGACTACAATATCCATGATCAATTATTGAAAGTTGTTGCtaaagacaaaaaaaattgtaaaaaaagaagacaaaataaaaaacaattaatAATCGGTTATGTGCAAAGTGCACAAACCAATCTTTGGTTATTCAAGTTATTCAACTCTATGTACGCTTGTATTGGCTCAGCGATAGGTAggtggttaatgcctaaggcctgaGGTTTTTGGTTCGAGTACATTGTGATgcaatctttaaatttctttattttacttgtgtaatttataaaaaaaaagttattcaACTCTCTCTCATTATCATGACATGTGTCATGACATAATTGATACCCTAaagtaattataaaaatataaaacaataaataatggtataataaaatatattttaggtTTAAACAGGttattaataaaacataaaagttATTGAATTATAGATTTTGTGTATGGAAAAGAGATAaaagatatttttattaaaaagtcgGGTTAAGATAGGTTGTCTATAAGCATAATCTaaaaaatgagatttttttACGAAAGAAAATAGTCTCACAATAGATATGTTTGTAGTGACAACAACATGATTGTCACTGACATATAACTAGCTATCtagctcattttttttatttaatgagGAATGGCTACCTAAATTAATTGAAAGGAGAATATCTTGAAAATTGCTCAATAGACCGAATCATTATTATTCGTTACCTTTTGACTTTTAACAATGGAAGCTCTAACATATTAAAACAAAACTCTTTAAATTCAGGGTTTGGAAAGTGAACGACTATCTCATTTACAACTCTCTAAACACCATGCCTATTGAGTTTATCAAGGAAATTAATCTGTCTAAACCACCTTCTTAACAAATCCAAGTTGCAAACTTCATCGACGTAAATCTTTTATGCTTTTAATTTGTCAAGTCTTTAAAAGCGTTCGTATCAGTTTCGTCTTCATCCACCTCATCTTCATCTACGACTAAGTTTGATTATTGACCATGCGAGTTCCCCTTGTTTTATCCAATCTTTACCATGCATGCGCGGTTGCACCTTATTGCTAAGGTGTCTAGGATTGTGAAGCAGTGTTTTGTCACTCTTTACCATGCATCATAGTGATTTGTGGTTGATCCCAAAATCCCCAAGACTATGATGTAGTGTTCTGCCAATCTTGACCATGTGACAAGATTTTATTGATGATCCTAATGTGTCAGGACTGTGATGCAGTGGTCTGCTAAGAAGTGGTATTCTGCCCACCTTTATGTTCATCAGCCAACCAATTTACCGAATAATATCTCTCAATTGATTCCCATCCTTCATCAACCTACTGTTAGGATTGCGAATCATATTTATACCCTTAAGGGTATTCAAATGAAATGATGTAGACCTCTTGTCCCAATTTTTCTTGGACCATACTCTCGTTTGCTTCTACATGTGACTCTTCAACATTGTAGTGATCAACATACACGACAGGATGTGTATGAGTAATAAATAATTGCGTCAAATCTTTATCTTCGCTAATATGATGTTCTCTTAACCCATCAAGCGCGGGCAGCTGCCTACACCGGATCCCAATGCTGGTAGTAGCGCGAGCACTTAGGACCTAGAAGTCGCCTAagcgcgagctcccagagctgccttaaCACGGGCATCATGAGGGTTAAATTTTTTAGATGCTGCCTAAGTTCGAGCTCCCAAAGCTGGCTTAGTATGGGGCAGCTGCCTACACTGGATCCCAATGTCAGTAGTAGCGCGAGCACTTAAGATTTAGAAGCTGCCTAagcgcgagctcccagagctgccttagcatGGGCATTAAATTTTAGAAGCTGCCTCAGCCGCGAGCTACATGTGTCACTATTGAACTTACATGAGAATGACACTTGCATTATCGGGATATGTTTCCATATACGTCTTCATTGGATAATCTGCCCTGAAATAAGTTTGTGGTGGTGTAATTTactcttattattattaccATCTTTTGGCAGAACGAGGAACTCTCAGCCCCGTTTGGGACTTCTCGGGATTGTCGGCTCTGCATTCATCCGAGTCTTGGGTTGATGGGGCCTGTTTGTAAATAGGGAAAGGAAGGAGGAGAAATTCAGCTCAGTCTTACGATACAACGTCTTAACGGAGGGGATTTACAGCCCTGCTAGGGACACATCAATTTAACAGGACTCGTAGCCCTTGGCGAGATTACCTACTCAGCGCAGCGATCCAACCATGCATGGTCTTTGCGTGTGGGAGTTCTGCAACAATGGCTGCCAAAGCTATCTCAACAGGAGTGGATAAAGTGAGTCCTGGAGACAATAGGAATTGTTGACCTGAAAAATCCAGAGCTGAAAATATTCACAAGACTCAGGGGTTGAGGTGGAAGCATGACAGCCCTGTTTGGGTTTTCTTGACAGATTTTTCCAAACTTGTCCGGGTCTTCTTGACCGGATTTTTCAGCCCTGTCGGGTCTCTTCACGCAGCGGGTCCCCAGCCTTGCTCGGATTGCTCGAGATTACAACCCTAACCGGGACTTCTTGGAGCAGGaattttcagctctgctacGATCCTAAAACAGCCATGCTCGGGACTTCTTTGCAGAACATGGATTCCAGCGCTGCGTTTATTCGAGCGATTTTCTGAACTGAGAGGAATAATGTTTGAGCTTGTTCGCAGAACTGATAGCCTTGTTCGGTACTTGCCAAGAACGTCTAGGAAATTTTCAACCCTGCATTTATGTTTGGGCTAATGAGAGGAAGGCGGCAGCCTGGGAGAATAATAGGGAGAATACCTAGTTTTGGGGGCAACATACCTTTTGGAATATGCTTCGAAGCAATGATAGATTGAACAATTGTGGTGAACTTTGCGATAAGACAACAAAATATGTTGCGGATGAGGTCAGAAGAGGGGTGCA
It contains:
- the LOC130994679 gene encoding protein HAPLESS 2 isoform X2, with the protein product MKTLILISIALFSLSGDILALQILSKSKLEKCEKVSDSDEPLNCTSKIILDLAVPSESSGREASMVAEIVEAEENSTNHMRTIRVPPVITINKSAAYALYELTYIRDVAYKPQEFYVKTRKCERDAGANVVQICERLRDGDGHIIEHTQPTCCPCGDQRRVPSSCGNFFDKLVKGKANTAHCLRFTDDWFHVFGIGQHSVGFSIRIEVKTDSKISEVIVGPKNRTAISDDKFLRVNLVGDYVGYTDIPSFDDFFLVIPRQGVPGQPPNLGSNITMWMLLERVRFTLDGLECNKIGVSYEAFNTQPDFCAAPYWSCLHNQLWNFWDADQNRISRNQVPLYCVQGRFERINQHPDAGSHAFSIGITEVLNSNLLIELRADDIEYVYQRSPGKILDISVPTFEALTQFGTARITTKNIGEVEASYSLTFDCSSGVSQMEEQFYIMKPKEAVTRSFKLYPTTDQAARYACSAILKDSDFSEVDRAECQFTTTATVLENGSQTPFQPPTTSYNGFFESIEELWNKFWIFLADFITGKNCRKKCSGFFDFSCHIQYICISWMLMFGLFLAIFPTAIVLVWLLHEKGLFDPIYDWWEDHFWPRDETDQHQNQHQQHPRKHDMRHQHHKRDAQRRRSSRIDHRHRSRSEESDYHYYLHHVHKDKHKHTRLKNSSIMEEEDRARHHHHRRR
- the LOC130994679 gene encoding protein HAPLESS 2 isoform X1, whose product is MKTLILISIALFSLSGDILALQILSKSKLEKCEKVSDSDEPLNCTSKIILDLAVPSESSGREASMVAEIVEAEENSTNHMRTIRVPPVITINKSAAYALYELTYIRDVAYKPQEFYVKTRKCERDAGANVVQICERLRDGDGHIIEHTQPTCCPCGDQRRVPSSCGNFFDKLVKGKANTAHCLRFTDDWFHVFGIGQHSVGFSIRIEVKTDSKISQEVIVGPKNRTAISDDKFLRVNLVGDYVGYTDIPSFDDFFLVIPRQGVPGQPPNLGSNITMWMLLERVRFTLDGLECNKIGVSYEAFNTQPDFCAAPYWSCLHNQLWNFWDADQNRISRNQVPLYCVQGRFERINQHPDAGSHAFSIGITEVLNSNLLIELRADDIEYVYQRSPGKILDISVPTFEALTQFGTARITTKNIGEVEASYSLTFDCSSGVSQMEEQFYIMKPKEAVTRSFKLYPTTDQAARYACSAILKDSDFSEVDRAECQFTTTATVLENGSQTPFQPPTTSYNGFFESIEELWNKFWIFLADFITGKNCRKKCSGFFDFSCHIQYICISWMLMFGLFLAIFPTAIVLVWLLHEKGLFDPIYDWWEDHFWPRDETDQHQNQHQQHPRKHDMRHQHHKRDAQRRRSSRIDHRHRSRSEESDYHYYLHHVHKDKHKHTRLKNSSIMEEEDRARHHHHRRR